The proteins below are encoded in one region of Conger conger chromosome 17, fConCon1.1, whole genome shotgun sequence:
- the tm9sf2 gene encoding transmembrane 9 superfamily member 2, whose translation MWAFYNMPTLWRVSMLLLFEGLTLQRASSFYLPGLAPVSFCEKNDAEKDQVPDCRSEIELFVNRLDSVESVLPYEYTAFDFCSIDSEKRPSENLGQVLFGERIEPSPYKFEFKKKVECQHVCTKSYDTEKAEDRGKLDFLKKGMLLNYQHHWIVDNMPVTWCYDVEDGQKFCNPGFPIGCYVTDSGRPKDACVVNAEFNDKDTYYIFNHVDITVYFHMVENEAAGARLVAAKMEPKSYKSTKPDSPECSGPPMDLSNKFSGKLQVPYTYSIQFIEEKTIRWASRWDYILESMPHTNIQWFSIMNSLVIVLFLSGMVAMIMLRTLHKDIARYNQMDSVEDAQEEFGWKLVHGDVFRPPRKGMLLAVFLGSGTQIFIMTFVTLFFACLGFLSPANRGALMTCAVVLWVLLGTPAGYVAARFYKAFGGEKWKTNVLLTAFLCPGIVFADFFVMNLILWGEGSSAAMPFGTLVAILALWFCISVPLTFIGAYFGFKKSGMEHPVRTNQIPRQIPEQSFYTKPLPGIVMGGILPFGCIFIQLFFILNSIWSHQMYYMFGFLFLVFIILVITCSEATILLCYFHLCAEDYHWQWRSFLTSGFTAVYFLVYAVHYFFSKLQITGLASTILYFGYTMIMALIFFLFTGTIGFFACFWFVTKIYSVVKVD comes from the exons ATGTGGGCTTTTTACAATATGCCCACTCTTTGGAGGGTCTCAATGTTACTTCTTTTTGAAGGCTTAACGTTACAGAGAGCCTCAAGCTTCTATCTTCCGGGTTTGGCTCCTGTCAGCTTTTGTGAGAAAAATGATGCTGAAAAAGACCAAGTGCCGGACTGCAGG TCTGAAATCGAGCTGTTCGTGAACAGACTGGATTCCGTGGAGTCAGTGCTGCCATATGAATACACTGC gttTGATTTCTGCTCTATAGATTCTGAAAAACGCCCCTCAGAAAATCTGGGCCAGGTTCTGTTCGGTGAACGAATCGAGCCGTCTCCATACAAG TTTGAGTTTAAGAAGAAGGTGGAGTGCCAGCACGTGTGCACGAAGTCATACGACACGGAGAAAGCCGAGGACCGAGGAAAACTGGACTTCCTGAAGAAAGGAATGCTGCTCAACTACCAGCATCACTG GATTGTGGATAACATGCCTGTGACGTGGTGCTACGATGTGGAGGATGGGCAGAAGTTCTGTAATCCTGGCTTTCCCATTGGCTGCTACGTGACGGACTCAGGTCGGCCCAAAGATGCCTGCGTTGTCAAT GCCGAGTTCAACGACAAAGACACCTACTACATCTTCAACCACGTGGACATCACGGTCTACTTCCACATGGTTGAGAACGAGGCGGCAGGGGCTCGACTGGTCGCCGCGAAGATGGAGCCCAAGAG CTACAAATCTACCAAGCCTGATAGTCCGGAATGTTCCGGACCCCCCATGGACCTGAGCAACAAGTTCAGCGGGAAGCTCCAAGTGCCCTACACCTACTCCATACAGTTCATC GAGGAAAAGACCATCCGCTGGGCCTCTCGCTGGGACTACATCCTGGAGTCCATGCCCCACACCAACATCCAGTGGTTCAG cATAATGAACTCTCTGGTGATCGTCCTCTTCCTCTCGGGGATGGTGGCCATGATCATGCTGCGGACCCTGCACAAGGACATCGCCCGATACAACCAGATGGACTCTGTG GAGGACGCGCAGGAGGAGTTCGGGTGGAAGCTGGTGCACGGGGACGTGTTCCGGCCCCCCAGGAAGGGCATGCTGCTGGCCGTGTTCCTGGGCTCCGGCACCCAGATCTTCATCATGACCTTCGTCACCCTCT TTTTCGCTTGCCTGGGCTTCCTGTCCCCGGCCAATCGCGGGGCTCTGATGACGTGCGCCGTGGTCCTGTGGGTGCTGCTGGGAACTCCGGCCGGCTACGTGGCTGCCAGATTCTACAAGG CCTTCGGTGgtgaaaaatggaaaacaaatgttCTCCTGACAGCCTTcctgtgcccagg GATCGTGTTTGCGGACTTCTTCGTGATGAACCTGATCCTGTGGGGAGAGGGCTCCTCGGCCGCCATGCCGTTCGGCACGCTGGTGGCCATCCTGGCGCTCTGGTTCTGCATCTCCGTGCCCCTCACCTTCATCGGGGCCTACTTCGGCTTCAAgaagagc GGGATGGAGCATCCGGTGCGCACGAACCAGATCCCGCGGCAGATCCCTGAGCAGTCCTTCTACACAAAGCCCCTTCCCGGGATCGTCATGGGTGGGATCCTCCCCTTCGGCTGCATCTTCATCCAGCTCTTCTTCATCCTCAACAGCATCTg GTCTCACCAGATGTACTACATGTTCGGCTTTCTCTTCCTGGTCTTCATCATCCTCGTCATCACCTGCTCCGAGGCCACTATCCTGCTCTGCTACTTCCACCTGTGTGCAGAG GACTATCACTGGCAGTGGCGGTCCTTCCTGACCAGCGGGTTCACGGCCGTGTACTTCCTGGTGTACGCCGTGCACTACTTCTTCTCCAAGCTGCAGATCACAGGGCTGGCCAGCACCATCCTGTACTTCGGCTACACCATGATCATGGCCctcatcttcttcctcttcacCG gaaCGATCGGCTTCTTCGCCTGCTTCTGGTTCGTGACAAAGATCTACAGCGTGGTCAAAGTGGACTGA